A genomic stretch from Caballeronia sp. LZ062 includes:
- a CDS encoding inositol monophosphatase, translating to MSTSGTLGNATALPLLKLLPGPGSEFGPAASDLAAHVLSHARFDSAANAPLPRETFASVTVDEAMSDEYVFPLGDTGQSVVLTGYRIAAGFIAERAADEWLDLAHKARVAQGLPAQPQADEPPLAPDPAEADQLLDRALECAQRILDPVASDPVASLFEAHYRGGREFLRLSWEGLPEDLVPESRRPLAALASAMESGERRQKRDYDPYGLQGTDDYDVDRPLAYREKIGPLLFTMTYRHEYPQVDDERLGTAFAVYHEAGSDIVAAAVELKLVKVPPLTKSADLVYTLDTYSGEMLSLALASTEALGHERLCEVFSTHRVIYISKWEVRKPWRGEGLGVALLHQALERLPADVDGRPNALCVAPEPYQTDMRHFEKLPPVLREELRAPAKRLEAHLTNWLESSKLPIATHFFVPMAKHAGIGSAGENARWIDRIMESEA from the coding sequence ATGAGCACATCGGGCACCCTCGGCAATGCGACCGCCTTACCTCTTCTGAAGCTGCTTCCCGGGCCGGGTTCGGAATTCGGTCCCGCCGCGTCCGACCTCGCCGCGCATGTCCTGTCCCACGCCCGCTTCGACTCGGCGGCCAACGCGCCGCTGCCACGCGAGACGTTCGCGTCCGTCACGGTCGACGAAGCCATGTCGGACGAGTACGTGTTTCCGCTCGGCGATACCGGCCAGTCCGTCGTGCTGACGGGCTATCGGATCGCCGCCGGTTTCATCGCGGAGCGCGCCGCCGACGAGTGGCTGGACTTGGCGCACAAGGCGCGCGTGGCGCAAGGGCTGCCCGCCCAGCCGCAGGCCGACGAGCCGCCGCTCGCGCCCGATCCCGCCGAAGCCGATCAGTTGCTCGACCGCGCGCTCGAGTGCGCGCAGCGCATTCTCGATCCGGTCGCGAGCGATCCGGTCGCGTCGCTCTTCGAGGCGCATTACCGTGGCGGACGCGAGTTCCTGCGTCTTTCGTGGGAAGGCTTGCCGGAAGATCTGGTGCCGGAATCGCGCCGGCCGCTTGCCGCGCTCGCTTCGGCGATGGAAAGCGGCGAGCGCCGCCAGAAGCGCGACTACGACCCTTACGGCCTGCAAGGCACCGACGACTACGACGTGGACCGGCCGCTCGCGTATCGCGAGAAGATCGGCCCGCTGCTCTTCACGATGACTTACCGCCACGAGTATCCGCAAGTCGACGACGAGCGGCTCGGCACCGCGTTCGCCGTGTACCACGAGGCGGGCAGCGATATCGTCGCGGCGGCGGTCGAACTGAAGCTCGTGAAGGTGCCGCCGCTCACGAAGAGCGCCGATCTCGTCTATACGCTCGACACCTATTCGGGCGAAATGCTTTCGCTCGCGCTGGCATCGACCGAGGCGCTCGGACACGAGCGTCTGTGCGAAGTCTTCAGCACGCACCGCGTGATCTACATCAGCAAATGGGAAGTGCGCAAGCCCTGGCGCGGCGAAGGGCTGGGCGTCGCGCTGCTGCATCAGGCGCTGGAGCGTCTTCCCGCCGATGTCGACGGCCGCCCGAACGCGCTGTGCGTCGCGCCCGAGCCGTATCAGACGGACATGCGTCACTTCGAGAAGCTGCCGCCGGTTTTGCGCGAGGAACTGCGCGCGCCCGCGAAGCGTCTCGAAGCGCATCTGACGAACTGGCTCGAAAGCTCGAAGCTGCCGATCGCCACGCATTTCTTCGTGCCGATGGCGAAGCATGCAGGCATCGGATCGGCGGGCGAGAACGCGCGGTGGATCGACCGCATCATGGAGAGCGAGGCATGA
- a CDS encoding GFA family protein produces MNSDIHEGGCACGAFRFRATGTPRRVALCHCMTCRRVHGSAFGAYAIFARDQVEMRGALNTWESSEDGRRHFCPVCGSVAYMEFVSRPEVDLPLGAFDETGVFEPAYELWCMHREPWLPSGARPEYAEERTA; encoded by the coding sequence ATGAACAGCGACATTCACGAGGGCGGCTGCGCGTGCGGCGCGTTTCGCTTCCGGGCGACGGGCACGCCGCGGCGCGTCGCGCTGTGTCACTGCATGACGTGCCGGCGCGTGCACGGCTCGGCGTTCGGCGCCTACGCGATCTTTGCCCGCGATCAGGTAGAGATGCGCGGCGCACTCAACACGTGGGAAAGCTCGGAAGACGGGCGGCGCCATTTCTGCCCTGTCTGCGGATCGGTGGCGTACATGGAGTTCGTGAGCCGGCCGGAAGTGGATCTGCCGCTCGGCGCGTTCGATGAAACCGGCGTCTTCGAGCCGGCCTACGAGCTCTGGTGCATGCACCGCGAGCCGTGGCTGCCGAGTGGCGCGCGCCCGGAATACGCCGAGGAACGGACGGCATGA
- a CDS encoding DUF72 domain-containing protein, whose product MPGREGREGHIRIGISGWRYAGWRGVFYPKKLAQARELEFASRAVQTVEINGSHYSLQSLSSWRAWHEATPEGFVFSVKGPRYLTHMLRFRDETAIPAIANFFASGVLALDEKLGPFLWQFPPNFSFKPESFERFLELLPKDTHAAAALAQQHDTRVKEPWFEARRKRALRHAIEIRHPSFCTDAFVKLLRKHGAALVVSDSVADWPYAEDLTSDFMYLRLHGTETLYGGAYSDDALDGWTRRIERWAAGGQIEDARLISTAAARRRASRDVYCYFDNDQKVQAPFDARRLMERLGVKPANGG is encoded by the coding sequence ATGCCGGGACGCGAGGGACGTGAAGGACACATTCGCATCGGCATTTCGGGCTGGCGTTATGCGGGCTGGCGCGGCGTGTTCTATCCGAAGAAGCTCGCGCAGGCGCGCGAACTCGAATTCGCGTCGCGCGCGGTGCAGACCGTCGAGATCAACGGATCGCACTATTCGCTGCAAAGCCTCTCCAGCTGGCGGGCATGGCACGAGGCCACGCCGGAGGGCTTCGTCTTCAGTGTGAAAGGGCCGCGCTATCTCACGCACATGCTGCGTTTTCGCGACGAGACGGCGATTCCCGCCATCGCCAATTTCTTCGCTTCGGGCGTGCTCGCGCTCGACGAGAAACTCGGGCCTTTCCTGTGGCAATTCCCGCCGAATTTCAGCTTCAAGCCGGAATCGTTCGAACGCTTTCTCGAACTCTTGCCGAAGGACACGCACGCCGCCGCGGCGCTCGCCCAGCAGCACGACACGCGCGTGAAGGAGCCGTGGTTCGAGGCGCGGCGCAAGCGCGCGCTGCGCCATGCGATCGAGATTCGCCATCCCAGCTTTTGCACCGATGCCTTCGTGAAACTTCTGCGCAAGCATGGCGCAGCGCTCGTCGTATCGGATTCGGTCGCGGACTGGCCTTATGCCGAAGACCTCACGTCCGACTTCATGTATCTGCGGCTGCATGGCACCGAGACGCTCTACGGCGGCGCCTATTCGGACGACGCGCTCGACGGCTGGACGCGGCGCATCGAGCGCTGGGCGGCGGGCGGGCAGATCGAGGACGCGCGGCTCATATCGACGGCTGCGGCGCGCCGCCGTGCATCGCGGGATGTGTACTGCTACTTCGACAACGACCAGAAGGTGCAAGCGCCTTTCGATGCGCGCCGCCTGATGGAACGCCTCGGCGTGAAGCCTGCAAACGGCGGCTGA